DNA sequence from the Trichocoleus sp. FACHB-46 genome:
AACACCACAGCTTCATGGCACTCCCCTACGGTCACCACAAATGTGATAGGCAGACCATTTCCCTCACAACGCAAATGAATTTTGCTGCTGAACCCACCTTTCGAACGACCCAGCGCTTCTTGCTGTTGGCTTTGCTCAGTGGTGGATAAGAGGCTGCTTGGGGCTAGTTCCCCCTTTTTGCTCCTGCTGCATGTTGATGCGCACGGACAACACTCCCATCGACAAAGTGGATGTCCCAGTTAATTTTGCCCTCGGCATCGGCCTCGATCTGCAGGGCTTCGAGCAGTTGCTGCCACAAGCCGATGTGACGCCAGTGGTAGAATCGACCTGAAACTGTTGACCAGTGACCATAGCGACTGGGTAAGTCTCACCAAGGAGCACCAGTTCTGAGAATCCACAAGATGCCGTTGATGACGGTTCGATGGTCTTTAGCGGGGCAACCTGTATGAGGCTTTTGTGGTGGAAGCAGGGGCCAAATGCGCTTCCACTGCCGATCGTTTAATTCACCCCGTCGGTTCTTCTTTTGTGGTGGAAGAATCATGGAGGCTAATCAGTATTCCTGCACTATTTCTATTCTGCCAAAGGGTTTTAAAACACGCCCTAGTGGTAGGAGGGTTATTTGCAGCTTTTTTTCACTCGTACCATTTGTGGCGTGGGGATCAGACTTTTACCCTTCCAATCTCTATCAGTTTGCTGATAGCAACTTTAGTACTTTCAGTGCTTCAGGCTGGAATATTGCTTAATATGGGCAAAAAAGGAGACTCAAAAAACACTTGACACTATTTTGATTGTGACAGGTCCAACTGCTTTTGAGTCCTAATTGGGGTCGAGCGAGATACGTGTAAAACAGTGTTACCAATTCTGATTGGACTGAGTTTGAACTATATCGCTCAAAAGCTATGTTCTAAAACCTTGATTCTCTCGTAGGAATCTACCTTTGAAACAACCTAAACCTTGGTAAGTAGTTAGCCGACAGCCTGTATGGCGAGAGTGGAGATGTCATCGGCATCTTGCGTCAGTTCCAGCTTCCTTACATTGTGGCGATTCGCTCCAATCATGGGGTGCTGATGCCGAAGGGACAACGGGTACGCTATAACCGTTGGCACGCCTATGACCAGCCTCTAGCCGAACATCCCACGCAACGTCGTTATATCCGCGAAATCATCTTTGGCCAGCGACGACCTATCCGCTACTACCAAATCACGAAAGGCAGCACTGACAACCCAGACAGTTGGTTTATCAGGGCTAACTTAGCCGGGGATGTCCTTCTGAGTGTAGGTCGCCAATATACGCTGAGAACATGGATTGAGTATGGATTTAAGCAGGTCAAGAATGAACTGGGATGGCATGATTATCGTTTGACAGAGTACAGCAGTATCGAACGCTGGTGGGAGCTCGTTTTTAGCGCTTACCTGCTGGTTAGTCTGCATGCTGATGCCTTTCAGCATTCCCCACAACTCAAAGG
Encoded proteins:
- a CDS encoding DUF6713 family protein, coding for MEESWRLISIPALFLFCQRVLKHALVVGGLFAAFFHSYHLWRGDQTFTLPISISLLIATLVLSVLQAGILLNMGKKGDSKNT